In Streptomyces sp. NBC_00433, a single genomic region encodes these proteins:
- a CDS encoding amidase, with product MPAERVMSTRTPGPTPAPTDPPAGMSRRAVLGGAAAVTGAAAVTAAVATPASAAQPGDSPSRTAHLLSSLPAVSGIKKRARLVDYEVVELAALMRARVVTAVQVTKAYLDRIDRFNGPFETYGDNGLYNAFVRVDRAGALAQAAAADVRFARARHSREDLPPLLGIPFGIKDSVAVKGLEAKDGSHAFDGNAALRDATVVHRLREAGAVILGHTVASAFSGSITGTFAGNAWNKAYVPGGSSQGSGVAPVARLAAAAIGEETGGSIMMPSAANGASGIKPSLGTSSVAGLMPLSPGYDVLGPIARSVRDASLILSVILGPDPAGDPLSLSAPDPFPAMPLTARKGRRPLAGVTIGIPQSDWMRTSRGIQTGTSPQDTYDADHLAAFNRLKQQLASLGATVKEFPGLDVTVPANDPYFSSTDVLATVDGSPVSPSSAVLSPNRYEIRYWDAVKDFAATRPADQAAALLAQYGRKAPGETAASFESATRFAGLIPAAVRVEGERRRRTLQANYQAALDKAGVDFMLVFSLGAQIGLRTGSGFPVYRAYYQLPNALAWPMVSFPVGYDSTVGLPIAAQFWGPRFSEPEIVQAAIDYQEHFPQYHNAAPPDPVADAPKVAPRMLRSAEPGTPPELSNDPLVAEEALR from the coding sequence ATGCCGGCAGAACGTGTCATGTCCACCCGCACCCCCGGCCCCACCCCCGCACCGACCGATCCGCCCGCCGGCATGAGCCGCCGGGCGGTGCTGGGCGGGGCCGCCGCAGTCACCGGCGCCGCCGCCGTCACCGCGGCCGTCGCCACACCCGCGTCGGCCGCCCAGCCCGGCGACTCCCCCTCCCGCACGGCCCACTTGCTCAGCTCCCTGCCCGCGGTCTCCGGCATCAAGAAGCGGGCCCGCCTCGTCGACTACGAGGTGGTCGAACTCGCCGCGCTGATGCGGGCCCGCGTCGTCACCGCGGTCCAGGTCACCAAGGCCTACCTGGACCGTATCGACCGCTTCAACGGCCCCTTCGAGACCTACGGCGACAACGGCCTCTACAACGCCTTCGTCCGCGTCGACCGGGCCGGGGCGCTGGCCCAGGCGGCCGCCGCCGACGTCCGCTTCGCCCGAGCCCGGCACAGCCGCGAGGACCTCCCGCCGCTGCTCGGCATCCCCTTCGGGATCAAGGACTCCGTCGCGGTCAAGGGACTTGAGGCCAAGGACGGCAGCCACGCCTTCGACGGCAACGCCGCCCTGCGGGACGCCACCGTCGTGCACCGGCTGCGCGAGGCCGGCGCGGTGATCCTCGGCCACACCGTCGCCTCGGCCTTCTCCGGCTCCATCACCGGCACCTTCGCCGGCAATGCCTGGAACAAGGCCTACGTGCCCGGCGGTTCGAGCCAGGGCTCGGGTGTCGCCCCGGTCGCCCGGCTGGCGGCGGCCGCCATCGGCGAGGAGACCGGCGGCTCCATCATGATGCCCTCGGCCGCGAACGGCGCCAGCGGCATCAAGCCTTCGCTCGGCACCAGTTCGGTCGCCGGGCTGATGCCGCTCTCTCCCGGATACGACGTGCTGGGGCCGATCGCCCGCTCGGTGCGCGACGCGTCGCTGATCCTCTCGGTGATCCTCGGCCCCGACCCGGCCGGCGACCCGCTGTCGCTGTCGGCGCCCGACCCCTTCCCCGCGATGCCGCTCACCGCCCGCAAGGGCCGCAGGCCGCTGGCGGGCGTCACCATCGGCATACCGCAGTCCGACTGGATGCGCACCAGCCGCGGCATCCAGACCGGCACCTCGCCGCAGGACACCTACGACGCCGACCACCTGGCCGCCTTCAACCGGCTCAAGCAGCAACTCGCCTCGCTGGGCGCCACGGTGAAGGAATTCCCCGGCCTGGACGTCACCGTGCCCGCCAACGACCCGTACTTCTCCAGCACCGACGTGCTGGCCACCGTCGACGGCTCCCCGGTCTCGCCGTCCTCCGCGGTGCTCAGCCCCAACCGCTACGAGATCCGCTACTGGGACGCGGTCAAGGACTTCGCCGCGACCCGCCCCGCCGACCAGGCCGCCGCGCTGCTGGCGCAGTACGGCCGCAAGGCGCCCGGCGAGACGGCGGCCTCCTTCGAGTCGGCCACCAGGTTCGCCGGGCTGATCCCGGCCGCCGTCCGCGTCGAGGGCGAGCGGCGCAGGCGCACCCTCCAGGCCAACTACCAGGCCGCGCTGGACAAGGCGGGCGTCGACTTCATGCTGGTGTTCTCGCTCGGCGCGCAGATCGGCCTGCGCACCGGCAGCGGCTTCCCGGTCTACCGGGCCTACTACCAGCTGCCCAACGCCCTTGCCTGGCCGATGGTCTCCTTCCCGGTCGGCTACGACAGCACGGTCGGCCTGCCGATCGCCGCGCAGTTCTGGGGCCCGCGGTTCAGCGAGCCGGAGATCGTGCAGGCGGCGATCGACTACCAGGAGCACTTCCCGCAGTACCACAACGCGGCGCCGCCCGACCCGGTGGCCGACGCCCCCAAGGTCGCCCCGCGGATGCTGCGTTCCGCCGAGCCGGGCACGCCGCCCGAGCTGTCCAACGACCCGCTGGTCGCCGAGGAGGCCCTGCGATGA
- a CDS encoding VWA domain-containing protein: MDTTIGLAVSQQRYLPAGAGHKDLHAIVTVEVSGADGAAPGPALAEVLVVDCSTSMDSPEEKFRAAKNAAIAALRLLPDGTLFAVVAGTHDAVTAYPPQPGGTPAQAGAMAVADAATRAGAEAAVRRLVAAGGTCVGNWLQLADLLLAGQPAPIRHVLLLTDGRNEHDDRRPLAGVLTAVAGRFVCDAWGIGDGWDAQVLLAVAGALHGRADAVRREAELVTAYEQLIRALLVKAVPEVTLTVELVPGSRLRYVRQTFPDETPLRPEADAPGTYVTRAWGNEVRRYHVCIAVDPEGQLHGEELLAAEVGVRTPEEAGVRLPEARPLVVHWTDDPALSGMTDEQVLHFQLYEQLGQAVADAADAHRRGQLDRAAQLLGEAAALAHRTGARRQLDELRRLVDIHDAAAGVVSLRRDIDPVDFQHLITASSQTTYGPEPAGRAVDPGMLPGAALTDCPACKRRIPSKAGFCPRCGHTLGAS, from the coding sequence GTGGACACCACGATCGGCCTCGCGGTCAGCCAGCAGAGGTACCTCCCCGCGGGCGCGGGCCACAAGGACCTGCACGCCATCGTGACCGTCGAGGTCAGCGGCGCGGACGGCGCGGCGCCCGGTCCCGCGCTCGCCGAGGTCCTGGTGGTCGACTGCTCCACCTCGATGGACAGTCCCGAGGAGAAATTCCGGGCGGCCAAGAACGCCGCGATCGCCGCGCTGCGCCTGCTCCCCGACGGCACTCTCTTCGCCGTCGTCGCCGGCACCCACGACGCCGTCACCGCCTATCCGCCGCAGCCGGGGGGGACACCCGCGCAGGCCGGCGCGATGGCGGTGGCCGACGCCGCCACGCGGGCCGGGGCGGAGGCCGCGGTACGCCGCCTGGTCGCGGCCGGCGGCACCTGCGTGGGCAACTGGCTGCAGCTGGCGGACCTGTTGCTCGCCGGGCAGCCCGCGCCGATCCGGCATGTGCTGCTGCTCACCGACGGGCGCAACGAGCACGACGACCGCCGGCCGCTCGCCGGTGTGCTCACCGCGGTCGCGGGGAGATTCGTCTGCGACGCCTGGGGCATCGGCGACGGCTGGGACGCCCAGGTGCTGCTGGCAGTGGCCGGCGCCCTGCACGGCAGGGCCGACGCGGTCCGCCGGGAGGCCGAACTCGTCACCGCCTACGAGCAGTTGATACGCGCCCTGCTCGTCAAGGCGGTGCCGGAGGTGACCCTCACCGTCGAACTGGTGCCAGGCAGCCGGCTGCGGTACGTCCGGCAGACCTTCCCCGACGAGACGCCCCTGCGGCCGGAGGCGGACGCACCCGGCACGTACGTGACCCGGGCCTGGGGCAACGAGGTCCGCCGCTATCACGTCTGCATCGCCGTCGACCCCGAAGGGCAGCTGCACGGCGAGGAGTTGCTGGCCGCCGAGGTCGGTGTGCGCACCCCGGAGGAGGCCGGCGTCCGGCTGCCCGAAGCGCGGCCGCTGGTGGTGCACTGGACCGACGACCCGGCGCTGTCCGGGATGACCGACGAGCAGGTGCTGCACTTCCAGCTGTACGAGCAGCTCGGCCAGGCCGTGGCGGACGCGGCGGACGCCCACCGCCGCGGGCAGCTCGACCGGGCCGCGCAACTCCTCGGCGAGGCCGCCGCGCTGGCCCACCGCACCGGCGCCCGCCGCCAACTCGACGAGCTGCGGCGGCTGGTGGACATCCACGACGCCGCGGCGGGCGTGGTGTCGCTGCGCCGGGACATCGACCCGGTCGACTTCCAGCACCTGATCACCGCGAGCAGCCAGACCACCTACGGCCCCGAGCCCGCGGGCCGGGCGGTCGACCCGGGCATGCTGCCCGGCGCGGCCCTGACCGACTGCCCGGCCTGCAAGCGGCGCATCCCGTCGAAGGCCGGCTTCTGCCCGCGCTGCGGGCACACGCTGGGGGCGTCATGA
- a CDS encoding serine protease, translated as MEADGGIGTGPLATPLWAVRIRRANGTIAGSGILLSPDRVLTCAHVVGRDEEVTAEFVGAHGPRVPEVAARVAGDAYRPEVRDSNGDPVGDVALLALDRPRPAAEPTSLHRVSAPGRAVRMYGFPAAYNGGLWLPATILGGCGRDGQVQLEPTSPAGVARRGFSGGGVVDLATDKVIGMVLASSPEEGGGFSFMSPAETIVQHLREVRTWVEGRTAVDEELRSAASGDDGSPLDKPFAERLARWLRGGPAARQVKISLVPDDDPVRAATLRRAITLADRELRSRFSTGRPSLDSPGTVPAAGGLDLAVYATGRGTDEIAERIAGRMDLLQHRDLPAAQRIAAAAVTITLVVDGVDAAADPASLIGLLALLTSRGNRVLLVFRAPGEALELARQELLLRPATERRAALAGRLERIALGPGRELDSLMARVRGAGELTDKAVDVLINVMTARAELAASRGAFAGPPEDGPDPARYERMAARAENRLPPAIAALRELLARRDELRGELGPYRRLYEDGAARGENVAADELYLTAYRRLRERPCDVIEAEAAVRRFRDLVDRPGRQPAPGPPEGRDSDEGGTPT; from the coding sequence ATGGAGGCCGACGGGGGAATCGGTACCGGGCCCCTGGCGACGCCGCTGTGGGCGGTGCGAATCCGGCGGGCCAACGGGACGATCGCGGGGAGCGGGATTCTGCTGAGCCCTGACCGCGTGCTGACCTGTGCGCATGTGGTGGGCCGGGACGAGGAGGTCACCGCCGAGTTCGTCGGCGCGCACGGGCCGCGGGTGCCCGAGGTGGCCGCCAGGGTCGCCGGGGACGCCTACCGGCCCGAGGTGCGCGACTCCAACGGCGACCCGGTCGGGGACGTGGCGCTGCTCGCCCTGGACCGGCCGCGGCCCGCCGCCGAGCCGACGTCGCTGCACCGGGTGTCCGCGCCGGGCCGCGCGGTGCGGATGTACGGCTTCCCCGCCGCCTACAACGGCGGCCTGTGGCTGCCCGCCACCATCCTCGGCGGCTGCGGCCGGGACGGGCAGGTGCAGCTGGAGCCGACCAGCCCGGCGGGAGTGGCCAGGCGCGGCTTCAGCGGCGGCGGGGTGGTGGACCTGGCCACCGACAAGGTCATCGGCATGGTGCTGGCCAGCTCGCCGGAAGAGGGCGGCGGCTTCTCCTTCATGAGCCCGGCGGAGACCATCGTGCAGCACCTGCGCGAGGTGAGGACCTGGGTCGAGGGCAGGACCGCGGTCGACGAGGAATTGCGCTCCGCTGCCTCCGGCGACGACGGGTCGCCGCTCGACAAACCGTTCGCCGAGCGGCTGGCCCGCTGGCTGCGCGGCGGCCCCGCCGCCCGCCAGGTCAAGATCAGCCTGGTGCCGGACGACGACCCGGTGCGCGCCGCCACCCTGCGGCGCGCGATCACCCTGGCCGACCGGGAATTGCGCAGCCGCTTCTCCACCGGGCGCCCCTCGCTGGACTCGCCGGGGACCGTGCCGGCGGCCGGCGGCCTCGACCTCGCCGTCTACGCCACCGGCCGCGGCACCGACGAGATCGCCGAGCGGATCGCCGGCCGCATGGACCTGCTCCAGCACCGGGATCTGCCGGCCGCGCAGCGCATCGCGGCGGCCGCGGTGACCATCACCCTGGTCGTGGACGGCGTCGACGCCGCCGCCGACCCGGCGTCGCTGATCGGGCTGCTGGCGCTGCTGACCTCCCGGGGCAACCGGGTGCTGCTGGTCTTCCGCGCCCCTGGGGAGGCCCTCGAACTCGCCCGGCAGGAGCTGCTGCTGCGGCCGGCGACGGAGCGCAGGGCGGCGCTGGCCGGGCGTCTTGAGCGGATCGCCCTCGGCCCCGGCCGCGAGCTGGACAGCCTGATGGCCCGGGTGCGCGGCGCCGGGGAGTTGACCGACAAGGCCGTCGACGTGCTGATCAACGTCATGACCGCCCGCGCGGAACTGGCCGCGAGCCGGGGCGCTTTCGCCGGCCCGCCGGAGGACGGCCCCGATCCGGCGCGCTACGAGCGCATGGCCGCCCGCGCCGAGAACCGGCTGCCGCCCGCCATCGCCGCGCTGCGCGAACTGCTCGCCCGGCGCGACGAACTACGCGGCGAGCTGGGCCCCTACCGCCGGCTGTACGAGGACGGTGCCGCCCGCGGTGAGAACGTCGCGGCCGACGAGCTGTACCTGACGGCATACCGGCGCCTGCGCGAACGCCCCTGCGACGTGATCGAAGCGGAGGCCGCGGTCCGCCGCTTCCGCGACCTGGTGGACCGGCCGGGGCGGCAGCCCGCCCCGGGGCCCCCTGAAGGACGGGACAGCGACGAAGGAGGTACGCCGACATGA
- a CDS encoding extracellular solute-binding protein, with the protein MSAPTGPIRATARTPSPAPTPVPAQAPPPPRAPGGSRTLRELNRRMLLLLVLVVLTTLSLFHAYRGVHTDAVPLKSASAPGVLAVDTAKDALDQAQDGVEGDIGTTSAFHTHVSVAGQSLARAAGADVTGLSGRQTLQTVTGLIATYSGWIEDAEAQHTGSVLREAFLAYADSMLGRETKGPAADATIMGRLSALHDEQLQVVRGQTDFGPLLWLEWSVALALALALLVLLAEAHRYFAARFRRQFNPALLAAAVLLVAGVTLLIVFTALTHSGMAAARTALSGSPADTAIQRTGAAVSRRLADTGFRAAADDWILVGGLLLGLLVVLGLQPRISEYRVQVVALKWPRPRTLGVVGVCLVLLAGGGALAVRATGWRGSVTLLANWTGTEQAQFQRQVIDKFEDEHRIHVVYQGSSAESQVLAADVEFGTPPDVAILPGPGELAGYATQGALTPLDDLVGEARFASTWVTPVEGPDGARHTYWLPIKADLKSMVWHPPAMDAAAVARAAGRPASWCLGMGGDATSGWPGSDWIEDILLQQTDPRTYTDWAEGKLPWRDPRVRRAWTTWGRMVGAGDEKLMGPALSRPFADAADGVLRQPRTCDLEHQSSFARSSDGWSKGTAYTHSADVIPGARAGNRWEVSGDLAAVLHSTPQAAELIGYLASDEAQRAWAGTQSGYSVKRAVLDRYPSTGTDGTIAGILGASDAVLCYDASDAMPAQVRDAFALAVLRYLADPGTLDDQLDTLDRVTGNAGKTRLTTVCPPPDPL; encoded by the coding sequence ATGAGCGCGCCGACGGGCCCGATACGGGCGACCGCCCGGACACCGTCCCCGGCACCGACGCCGGTTCCGGCCCAGGCACCGCCACCCCCGCGGGCACCGGGCGGCAGCCGCACCCTGCGCGAGCTGAACCGCCGCATGCTGCTGCTGCTCGTCCTGGTGGTCCTGACCACCCTCTCGCTCTTCCACGCCTACCGCGGGGTGCACACCGACGCGGTGCCGCTGAAGTCCGCGAGCGCCCCCGGTGTGCTGGCCGTGGACACCGCGAAGGACGCGCTGGACCAGGCGCAGGACGGTGTCGAGGGGGACATCGGCACCACGAGCGCCTTCCACACCCATGTCTCGGTGGCCGGCCAGAGCCTCGCGCGGGCAGCGGGCGCCGACGTCACCGGGCTCAGCGGCCGCCAGACACTCCAGACGGTGACCGGTCTGATAGCGACCTACTCCGGCTGGATCGAGGACGCCGAGGCCCAGCACACGGGCAGCGTGCTCCGCGAGGCCTTTCTGGCCTACGCCGACAGCATGCTCGGCCGCGAGACCAAGGGTCCCGCGGCGGACGCCACCATCATGGGCAGGCTCAGCGCGCTGCACGACGAGCAGCTCCAAGTGGTTCGCGGGCAGACGGACTTCGGGCCGCTGCTGTGGCTGGAGTGGAGCGTCGCGCTCGCCCTGGCGCTGGCGCTGCTCGTGCTGCTCGCCGAGGCGCACCGCTACTTCGCCGCGCGCTTCCGGCGGCAGTTCAACCCGGCGCTGCTCGCCGCCGCCGTGCTGCTGGTCGCGGGCGTCACCCTGCTGATCGTCTTCACCGCGCTGACGCACTCGGGGATGGCCGCCGCGCGGACCGCGCTCTCCGGCTCGCCGGCCGACACGGCGATCCAGCGCACCGGGGCCGCGGTCTCGCGGCGGCTGGCGGACACCGGTTTCCGCGCGGCGGCGGACGACTGGATCCTCGTCGGCGGCCTGCTGCTCGGGCTGCTCGTGGTGCTGGGACTCCAGCCGCGCATCAGCGAATACCGCGTCCAGGTCGTCGCCCTGAAGTGGCCGCGGCCGCGCACGCTCGGGGTGGTCGGGGTGTGCCTGGTGCTGCTGGCCGGCGGCGGCGCGCTCGCCGTGCGGGCCACCGGCTGGAGGGGCTCGGTGACCCTGCTGGCCAACTGGACGGGTACGGAACAGGCGCAGTTCCAGCGGCAGGTGATCGACAAGTTCGAGGACGAGCACCGTATCCACGTGGTCTACCAGGGCAGTTCGGCCGAGAGCCAGGTGCTCGCCGCCGACGTCGAGTTCGGCACACCGCCGGACGTCGCGATCCTGCCCGGCCCCGGTGAGCTGGCCGGATACGCGACCCAGGGCGCGCTCACCCCGCTGGACGACCTGGTCGGCGAGGCCCGCTTCGCCTCGACCTGGGTCACCCCGGTGGAGGGCCCGGACGGGGCGCGGCACACCTACTGGCTGCCGATCAAGGCCGACCTCAAGAGCATGGTGTGGCACCCGCCGGCGATGGACGCCGCCGCTGTGGCGCGGGCCGCGGGCCGGCCCGCCTCCTGGTGCCTGGGCATGGGCGGCGACGCCACCTCCGGGTGGCCGGGCTCGGACTGGATCGAGGACATCCTGCTCCAGCAGACCGACCCGAGGACGTACACCGACTGGGCCGAGGGGAAGCTGCCGTGGCGGGACCCCAGGGTCCGCCGCGCCTGGACCACCTGGGGCCGGATGGTCGGCGCGGGCGACGAGAAGCTGATGGGGCCCGCGCTGTCCAGGCCGTTCGCCGACGCCGCCGACGGTGTGCTCCGGCAACCGCGAACGTGCGACCTGGAGCACCAGTCGTCCTTCGCCCGCAGCAGCGACGGGTGGAGCAAGGGCACCGCGTACACCCACTCCGCCGACGTCATCCCCGGCGCGCGGGCCGGCAACCGCTGGGAGGTCTCCGGCGACCTCGCCGCGGTGCTGCACAGCACTCCGCAGGCCGCCGAGCTGATCGGCTACCTCGCCTCGGACGAGGCCCAACGCGCCTGGGCCGGCACGCAGTCCGGCTACTCCGTCAAGCGCGCGGTGCTCGACCGCTACCCGAGCACCGGCACCGACGGCACGATCGCCGGCATCCTGGGCGCCTCGGACGCGGTCCTCTGCTACGACGCCTCCGACGCGATGCCGGCCCAGGTCCGCGACGCCTTCGCCCTGGCCGTGCTGCGCTACCTCGCCGACCCCGGGACCCTCGACGACCAGCTCGACACCCTCGACCGGGTCACAGGCAACGCCGGCAAGACCCGGCTGACCACGGTGTGTCCGCCGCCCGACCCCCTGTGA
- a CDS encoding GNAT family N-acetyltransferase has product MNQLWRDAVRPIRADEWPQVKELRLFALRDPAAPIAFLETYERAVAEPESFWRERAEGAAGGTRVRQFVAEGPGGVWSGTVTVLVEEAGGDDVFGVTVQQRQAHIVGVFVRPEFRGSGAVDALFEAAVEWAVADAEVARVRLYVHEDNARAEGFYRRFGFVRSGVTAPMKGDPSKAEVEMVLARQEVPSDGPL; this is encoded by the coding sequence ATGAACCAGCTGTGGCGCGACGCCGTTCGCCCGATACGTGCCGACGAGTGGCCCCAGGTGAAGGAGCTGCGGCTCTTCGCGCTGCGGGATCCGGCGGCCCCGATCGCCTTTCTCGAGACGTACGAGCGGGCGGTCGCCGAGCCGGAGTCCTTCTGGCGGGAGCGGGCCGAAGGGGCGGCCGGCGGGACGCGGGTGCGGCAGTTCGTGGCCGAGGGGCCGGGCGGGGTCTGGAGCGGCACGGTGACCGTGCTGGTCGAGGAGGCGGGCGGCGACGACGTGTTCGGCGTGACCGTCCAGCAGCGCCAGGCGCATATCGTCGGCGTGTTCGTACGCCCCGAATTCCGCGGAAGCGGAGCGGTCGACGCGCTCTTCGAGGCGGCCGTCGAGTGGGCCGTTGCGGACGCGGAGGTGGCGCGGGTGCGGCTCTACGTCCACGAGGACAACGCGCGGGCCGAGGGCTTCTACCGGCGGTTCGGATTCGTACGCTCCGGGGTGACCGCCCCGATGAAGGGCGATCCCTCCAAGGCGGAGGTCGAGATGGTCCTCGCCCGGCAAGAGGTGCCGTCCGACGGTCCCTTGTGA
- a CDS encoding DUF4236 domain-containing protein has translation MPVTFRKSFWIFPGVRLNLGRNSRSFTFGFKGHGPHHTRSSTGRRTTSWDLPGPFGFRHTSRKKRT, from the coding sequence ATGCCGGTCACGTTTCGAAAGTCGTTCTGGATATTCCCGGGGGTCCGGCTCAACCTGGGCCGCAATTCCCGGTCGTTCACATTCGGGTTCAAGGGGCACGGTCCCCACCACACGCGCTCGTCGACCGGACGGCGCACCACCTCGTGGGATCTGCCGGGCCCGTTCGGCTTCCGGCACACGAGCCGCAAGAAGCGGACCTGA
- a CDS encoding protein kinase produces MTAPGAPCPHHPCDGTIRASGYCGTCRRHPSTAPTRQRAGPETVPGPRAPQGDTDAPAGTPRPAAAPGALDRDGLVQLPVIPRPADADVVRAQPRRPEGGRRCGVPDCTGTIGLSYDDEPAPDEGFCPVCGTRYSFLPQLGPGDVVAGQYRVIGYLSPGGTGWVYLAEDLDLPGQRVVLKTQINTQDAAARRKAVEERRSLTTLHHRDIVGIIASKQHRREGESEPTDYIVMEYVAGRPLDQLLLASDEELTRLFGEPFALDHVVTYGCKILGALEYLHDQDLLYCDMKPENVIHYERQIKVIDLGAVRRIDDHESALVHTPRFAPKKRERDERGFLVDSDLFTVGRTLAALAARAEVPAGLAARSFDRLIGRATHDDPAARFTSAAQMSRQLWEVLREHRALARGERHPERSTRFEPTAVAFGAALGTAPALTHWTLRPEGVPPPDLATGAPTPQETARALPGPIADPDDPAAVLLGGLAGDAPERTAERVRDDPALRTVEVALWLCRSYLLSGEAGPAGDPARAAAEKWLGEAVRLMGPDVAGYDWRPPWHRGLLHLMRGQVKAAQGEFAAVYATVPGEWAPKLALGYCAENLRGQLAREQPAGQEATEAERAAAEEARGKAREAEAEAEAYYRAVWARDRAHTSAALGLARLRLLHGDRADAVRVLDQVPTTSRNYDLARIAALRILTGRVTGTAPSQADLRQACERLAELPHDDARDRLVAEIRENVLAGHRDPGRPAPWRTRLTLARGRRTGGTATVDAEPDFPRLPPGELFDGAGSRRALAQLLHGSLRGLVGQAPEAQRAELLDRAYAVRPESRF; encoded by the coding sequence ATGACCGCGCCCGGCGCACCCTGCCCGCACCACCCCTGCGACGGCACGATCCGCGCCTCCGGCTACTGCGGCACCTGCCGCCGCCACCCCTCCACCGCGCCCACGCGGCAGAGGGCGGGACCGGAGACCGTACCGGGCCCGCGTGCCCCGCAGGGCGACACCGACGCCCCTGCCGGGACGCCCCGCCCGGCCGCCGCCCCCGGCGCCCTCGACCGGGACGGCCTGGTCCAGCTGCCCGTCATCCCGCGCCCCGCCGACGCCGACGTCGTGCGCGCCCAGCCCCGCCGCCCCGAGGGCGGCCGGCGCTGCGGGGTGCCGGACTGCACCGGCACCATCGGCCTGTCCTACGACGACGAGCCCGCCCCCGACGAGGGCTTCTGCCCGGTCTGCGGCACCCGTTACTCCTTCCTCCCGCAGCTCGGCCCCGGCGACGTCGTCGCCGGGCAATACCGCGTGATCGGATACCTGTCGCCCGGCGGCACCGGCTGGGTCTACCTCGCCGAGGACCTCGACCTGCCGGGCCAGCGGGTCGTGCTCAAGACGCAGATCAACACCCAGGACGCGGCGGCCCGCCGCAAGGCCGTCGAGGAGCGGCGCTCGCTGACCACCCTGCACCACCGGGACATCGTCGGGATCATCGCGTCCAAGCAGCACCGGCGCGAGGGCGAGAGCGAGCCCACCGACTACATCGTCATGGAATACGTCGCCGGGCGGCCGCTCGACCAGCTCCTGCTGGCCTCCGACGAGGAGCTGACGCGGCTGTTCGGCGAGCCCTTCGCGCTCGACCACGTGGTGACCTACGGCTGCAAGATCCTCGGCGCCCTGGAGTACCTGCACGACCAGGACCTGCTCTACTGCGACATGAAGCCGGAGAACGTCATCCACTACGAGCGGCAGATCAAGGTCATCGACCTCGGCGCCGTCCGCCGTATCGACGACCACGAGAGCGCCCTGGTCCACACCCCGCGCTTCGCGCCGAAGAAGCGCGAGCGCGACGAGCGCGGCTTCCTGGTCGACAGCGACCTCTTCACCGTCGGCCGCACCCTGGCCGCGCTCGCGGCCCGCGCCGAGGTGCCCGCCGGGCTCGCCGCCCGCTCCTTCGACCGGCTGATCGGCCGCGCCACCCACGACGACCCCGCCGCCCGCTTCACCTCCGCCGCGCAGATGTCCCGCCAGCTGTGGGAGGTGCTGCGCGAGCACCGCGCCCTGGCCCGCGGCGAGCGCCATCCCGAGCGGTCCACCCGCTTCGAGCCCACCGCCGTCGCCTTCGGCGCCGCCCTCGGCACGGCCCCCGCGCTCACCCACTGGACGCTGCGGCCCGAGGGCGTGCCACCACCCGACCTGGCCACCGGCGCACCGACCCCGCAGGAGACGGCCCGCGCGCTGCCGGGGCCGATCGCCGACCCGGACGACCCGGCGGCGGTGCTGCTCGGCGGCCTGGCCGGCGACGCGCCCGAGCGCACCGCGGAGCGCGTACGCGACGACCCGGCGCTGCGGACCGTCGAGGTCGCACTGTGGCTGTGCCGGTCGTATCTGCTGTCCGGCGAGGCGGGCCCGGCGGGCGATCCGGCCCGCGCGGCGGCGGAGAAGTGGCTCGGCGAGGCCGTCCGGCTGATGGGCCCCGACGTCGCCGGCTACGACTGGCGGCCGCCGTGGCACCGCGGGCTGCTGCACCTGATGCGCGGGCAGGTGAAGGCCGCGCAGGGCGAATTCGCCGCCGTCTACGCGACGGTGCCGGGGGAGTGGGCGCCGAAGCTGGCGCTCGGCTACTGCGCGGAGAACCTGCGCGGACAGCTCGCCCGGGAGCAGCCCGCGGGCCAGGAGGCGACCGAGGCCGAGCGCGCGGCGGCCGAGGAGGCCAGGGGCAAGGCCCGGGAGGCGGAAGCGGAGGCCGAGGCCTACTACCGGGCCGTGTGGGCGCGCGACCGCGCCCACACCAGCGCGGCCCTCGGGCTCGCCCGGCTGCGGCTGCTGCACGGCGACCGGGCCGACGCGGTCCGGGTGCTCGACCAGGTGCCTACGACCTCCCGCAACTACGACCTCGCCCGGATCGCCGCCCTGCGCATCCTCACCGGGCGGGTGACCGGCACCGCGCCCTCGCAGGCCGACCTCAGGCAGGCCTGCGAGCGGCTGGCGGAGCTGCCGCACGACGACGCCCGCGACCGGCTGGTCGCCGAGATCAGGGAGAACGTGCTCGCGGGCCACCGGGACCCCGGCCGCCCCGCCCCCTGGCGCACCCGGCTCACCCTGGCCCGGGGCCGCCGGACCGGCGGCACCGCGACGGTGGACGCCGAGCCGGACTTCCCGCGGCTGCCGCCGGGGGAGCTCTTCGACGGCGCCGGCAGCCGCAGGGCGCTGGCGCAGCTGCTCCACGGCTCGCTGCGCGGCCTCGTCGGCCAGGCGCCGGAAGCGCAGCGCGCCGAACTGCTCGACCGCGCCTACGCCGTACGCCCGGAAAGCCGCTTCTGA